The Hippocampus zosterae strain Florida chromosome 10, ASM2543408v3, whole genome shotgun sequence genome contains the following window.
ACCCATGACCTCTTAATATTCACTCTCTTGATATTAAAAGATACATCCATTCGTTTTTCTACCCATTCTCCTGTTCTGGGTTACGGATGAGCTTGAACAGGCACAACTACAGTATATACTCTCACTTTCACACTTGTGGGTATTTAGAGTCTTCACTTGACCAAATGCAGATGAATTCAAACACATGATTTGAAcccagacatgctaaccacatgGTGTAAATCTGGGCTGTCTGGGCTACTTCTAGCACCGCTGATAGACAAACATTCAAGCATGCGGCAGACATTTTCTGGAACCACAATGctgattatactgtatatttgtgtaTGTGCATATATCGGTGATTGTGTCCTTCCGAGGTGTAGACCAGGGTTATGCTTCCTGTATAGTGCTAACTCTTGACCATGGGGTAAACCTTGACTTCAACACAGGAAAACAAACAGCATTCCTCTTCTTGCCCCACATGCATCATCTTGGATGTGATATTGTTGGGACAGTCAAACTGGTTAGCCTGAAATTTTACTATTATAGGAAACGGCTAATAACTAATGTCTGCAAGCAGGGCGGCAcaatattttgtaattatagTCAGCCTGATGCAATTGCTacatgaaaagaaaatcttATTTCTTTCATTAGAGCATGAAAATTTCATTTCTTCAGTGTATGTTAATAATTGCGATGTTCAACACCCATATTGTACATCGTATGTTTGTTGACACTTTCCATCGTGCATTACTGAATATGTGATATCTTCTGtgatcatttttaatttaattatctTTTTAAGAATGaactagtaaaaaaaaacatgcctcaGGCAGCTTAAAGAAATAATCCAAGTCTTGTTTTGCAATTTCTACACAGCCCAATGAACAGATGCgttctgttctcttcttttatgTTACAGTTCCCTGAGTGTGGCTTCTATGGTATCTATGATAAGATTTTGCTGTTTAAGCACGACACAACAACCAGTAACATCCTGCAGCTGGTGAAAACTGCAGGTGATATTCAGGAGGGAGATCTGGTGGAGGTGGTGCTTTCTGGtaagcagcaaaaaaaaggaaaaaaaaagaatgaaatgtttAGACCTTATCTATAAatggattctttttcttttagcgGCAGCCACATCAGAAGATTTCCAGATTCGGCCCCACGCTCTCAACGTACACTCCTATCGGGCCCCTGCCTTTTGCGATCATTGTGGAGAGATGTTGTTTGGACTAGTCAGACAAGGGCTTAAGTGTGATGgtgagaacactttttttttaatccgtaaAATGATGTCACAGGATGTCGTCCTCGCATTCATCACTCTCCCTTGCTGTAATAATCCCGGTTCCTTATTTTGTGGTTCCCCCTGCAGGGTGTGGACTGAACTACCATAAGCGGTGCGCATTCAACATTCCAAATAACTGTCGAGCTCGGAAGAGACGCCTGTCCACCACCTCTGTGAACAGCAGCCAGTCTCTGCGCCTCTCGACCAGCGAGTCCGCTTACAGCGTCGGGACCACGTCTACCACCACCGAAGACTCTGGTCTGGTCCGTTCACACACGCAAATGGTACTATTAACCCTTAAAAGGACCCACACGGACATGCTTGGGAATTTAGAATAGTCTGTTCCAAGATGCTTGGTTGTTGTCCAATTTAGAAATTAAAATCTGTGAATAggggaatacattttaaatttctTAACTCTCTAACATAACCAACCCAATTCTAACATCCACTCCATTCTTTAATCTGTGCATTTATATTATCAAAAGCCCCATAATATTTGAATTagaagtgattatttttttagaataGGTTAATTATATTTAGtactttttaattaatttactgtctccttcaacaatTCATTAGTTGATTTATTATGAATAATACaagaaatgtattgttaaatctAAGAGTTTTACATAAATCTAAGTTTAATTACATAATTTACAATAATAATTTTTGTACATGAAAAAGAACTatgattatcattattattattattattaaagcaaaatattgtcaaatttatttattttttgtttttttaaagctcatCACCTGACCTGGGCCATTTGTCTCTTTTAAAAGTCAGTTCTGGTCCTTCAGCACATAACTTTTCCAAGCTCTGATTCagagtcttcagtgaacctacgatgcatgttttggggatagGTGAGGACGCCTGAGAAAAACCTTGAAATTGCGTGGAGACAAATGCAAACCCCATAGAAGGACAGGAGCCGAGATTCAAACTCCAAAGCTCATTGTGGAACTGGGACGGATTCTCACTGTTAatgttaaaacataaaaataattatgGATTGAACACCAAGTGATGCATACAACAGCTAAAGTACAGAAGAAGATGAATGTTTATGATGTATAAAGTATGTGCTTTGTAGCCGAGTCTCTTCATGTAAAGAaatacgtacacacacacgcatacatacaCAGCCTCAAACCCCTTCTTTCCTCCCTTTTTACAATAGCCTCGGACCCCGAGTGAGGCCCGGCGCTTTTACACGGGCCGACCCGTGCAATTGGACAAGATCCTGATGAGCAAGGTGAAAGTGCCACACACCTTCGCCGTCCACTCGTACACGCGTCCGACAGTGTGCCAGTACTGCAAGCGGCTCCTTCGGGGGATCTTTAGGCAGGGCCTGCAGTGCAAAGGTGAGTGCAAATACAatagtatatacacacacacatacatgtcaCACTATATTTAGGGCTGaaacaattaattaaataatcCAATTCcgggaaaaaaagtcagagcAAAATTTCTGCCACGAAGCTTTGTAGTGATTGTTTTTCCGCACTTTCTAATGTTATTTCGTATTCACCCACTACTCTATGTGTATAAACGTGGCACAATGATGGATATCTAGCAGGAAAGAGGGCATAAAAGACAAGGCAATGTCCAAAGTTTGGGATATTTCAAACTTCAATAGACAAAGTGCAGTGTGTTTACTGAGAAGCAGAACTACCTACTGTACCACAACAGCAACATAATATAAAGATGTCACTAATTTAATACTGTATAGTCTTCCACTGTTAGTTGGAACATATTGTAATGCGCCCGCAAATGGTCAAGGAATAGACACATCCGTTGGTGCCATGTGTTCaacaaacataaaataatacaaaccaAATTCAACATAAACATTTATGTCCTGCAGGTTGGCTATAAAAGCTAGTTATCTGCTCAGCTCTTTGCTGACTCCTGCGTTACTCACCAGCGCAGCCCCCCATCTCCcaccttttaaagccacacacactcaaaggcACAGCTATGCTATGATAGTGTGGACCATAGGGGGATGGCAGCCCCGAGGGGACAAAAATACCCGTTCCTCACATGCACGTTTTATTTAATCatgcaaaaataatttgtatCCAATTAACCGATGGAATAAGCAATAGactaattgattttaaaaatgttttataccAGCAGCTCTCAGTATGAAAtcaatcttattttttttggccTATTGTTCTCAGACTGCAAGTTCAACTGCCATAAACGGTGTGCATACAAAGTTCCTAATGACTGTCTTGGTGAAACCATCGGAGGTAGGTGAACACGGAGACGTAATATCTGCTTTGCTAGAATGCTAACCTTGCTCGAGCTAGTAAAACAGTCACATTTGCATGCTTGTACAAATTAATAACCATCATGAACAAATTTGGACAGGAGCCCACAAATCTCATTATCTTCTCAGAAACCAGAAATAACAGCCCTAAgtctgcatgcatgcgtgctGATTGGTTGtcatccaaataaataaaaaaaaaaaaatcaggctttTATAGAACACATTTGCATTCAACTCCGCTTTCCGTTTTTAATGTTGCCAGACATGTTGAGTCCCACTGCTGACCCTGAAGTACCCATGGACTACACCAGCGACTACGACGCCTCAGACAAATCATCTATGGATGACTCGGACGAGTCTTGCAGCATCCCAGGCTCCTTTTCTCCCGTGAGCAACCAGGGTGGAGTCAGTGCAGACCAGAGGTATTCAAAGAGAACATAAAACATTTCCCACATTGAGCCTAACTTCATATTCAAATGAACACCTGCATTCGATGCTTCTTCCCAGTGTTTACATTCCACTCATGAGGGTGGTCCAGTCAGTGAGGCAAACAACTCGTCGATCCAGCACAGCTATCAAGGAGGGCTGGATGGTTCACTACAGCAATAAGGACACACTGGTACCTTTTTacctttaaaaaatgatctGTTATGTGGTTCCCTTTTTGTCCTTTCCTCTCGCTTCCTGGTCTTTCTAGTCCTATTATCTCTGCCaacgtttgtttgctttttttttttttgtggttagcaCGACTGtgccaaaaaacacacaactaaTATCTACGACATATCTTTCATGCCTCCTGAAAACAAAATCTAGACATACACAGTGAGGggcctgagggggggggggggggggggggtctatctATGAACGTGTTTGCACTGGATTTCTCATTCTAGTTTTTACTTggagtatttttatttctatctTGCTGCAACGCTAACTTAGCTTGGTCAGTCAtggctctctttttttcttctttcttgtcACTCTTAATTTCTCCACCTCTTAGCCTTCCTATCACCTggccattcttcttcttctcttcctcctaGACGTCAAGTGTCAAACTTTCTCACTCCTCCCCTGACATATCCTCTTGGTGCGCTACCCTAACAGAGAAAGAGACACTACTGGCGTCTGGACTGTAAGTGCATCATCCTTTTCCAGAACAACACCTCAAACAAATACTACAAGGTAAGTCCAGATTGCTCAATTGCATTGTAGAACCTCACAATTCTTGTACACCACCATTATTTTGTGTCATCCTGGATCTTCCATGTAGGAGATCCCTCTATCTGAAATCCTGGAGGTGCGACCTGCCGGCAACTTCACCTTGGTGCCCTCCGGTACAAACGCGCATTGCTTCGAGATCATCACTGGCGCCATGTGCTACTTTGTGGGGGAGGACTCCAACACCCCTGCCCCCCTGTCCCCTCAGCATGCCCTCCCCCAGCCACCTCCATCCCCTAGCCAAGTGGCACCCAACAGTGGCATTGGGCGTGAGATGGCCAAGGCGTGGGAGAGCGCCATCCGTCAGGCCCTCATGCCGGTCATCTTCCAGGATGCCCCTCCAGCGGAGGGAAACACCACTCACAGTGAGTCACGCCTCCGCTGAGGTAGTTTTGTCAAGAAAAGATTTGGTTGTTGCTGAGTTtggcaaatactgtatgtgtatttaCACTTGGAACCTGCATATACAGTAATACAGGATCTCCTAAAAGTCACTCTACATTGCACTTCTTCTTATTTGATTTCAATTCAGGTATCATTCTTACATGTGATATTTGACAGCGTACGTGTTGCAGTATTTATAAGCCTTGCAATGTCTTTCTGTCCCCTACTGCTTGCTGTTCAGCGCCACTTTGAACAGCTTTATGGCCGTCACACTGCACACAACACACAATAATAGCACAGTTTGTCCTATCCATGACAAGTTTCTCAAgaaattatccccccccccctcaccccccgacATAATTTTGATCAAAGTGCTCAAGCAGAAGCGAATGTTCAACACCTTGAAGTCGGTACAGATAAGGCTTTATAACTCTCTGAAGCATCTACCAAATCAAACCTTTGTAGATGCGGAGTTCCATTGGCATCTCCTGGgtggtttttaaaaaactgatctTGTTTTGAGAAACTTGCTGTGCATATCCTAAGTCGGAGCAGTGTGAAATCCAATAAGCTTCTCAAACTGGCACTGAACTGCAGCCGGGAACAGAAAAACGTCATCCCACCTGGCAAGTTTGCAGTGCTGCCTCAGTGTCAATTGCCGAGACATTAGCAAAGGAATCATATGATTACAAAAATTGCAAAGCCTCATGTCAGTCTGAATGACACCTGAAACGAAATAGAAAAGGTGAAGTGTATAATGACTTTTAGAGACACCCTGTATTGTATATTAGCATACTGCTAATACTGTAAAGGTATATCAGAATTCCCCCTTCTCAaagttttgggtgtttttttcccccacatgtACGTCACATAACATGCACATTTCCTCTTTAGGACAAGCCTCCGTTAGCATTTCTGTATCCAACAGTCAAATTCAAGAGAATGTggtaagttattttttttttgtccacaaatGTCATTATTCTCTCGGGGTGGCAAAGACTCATATGAATAATCACCTACCATATATGGTTGTTAATGCTTTTAATGTGCCTTCCTGCAGGACATTGGAACAGTGTACCAGATATTTGCAGATGAAGTTCTGGGTtctggacaatttggagttgtGTATGGAGGTATGACCCTTGACATGAGCtttcacgtttaaaaaaaaaaaaaaaaaaaaagtccaggaTGATTGTGTAAAATAACCAAGCAAATACACACCTCATACCCTATCAAGTCAAGttagcttttattgtcaaatatgctctatgtgcaacataccaTCTGTTTGCTAGCTGAAATAGGTACAGTCCTAACTGCCAAATTTCTTCTATCAGGTAAACACCGGAAGACTGGGAGGGACGTGGCCGTCAAAGTTATTGATAAGCTCCGCTTCCCAACTAAGCAGGAGAGTCAGTTGAGGAACGAGGTTGCCATTCTACAGGTAAACGCAAGCTGCACTGCTTCAAAACACAATAGaatctttgttgttgtgttgtgcCAGTTTGATTGATGTTCTTATCAATGCTTCTGTTCACCAATTATGAGTATAAACAGAAGTGAAAGCCAAATTCAACTTTACCATTACTTAAGAGTCAGTTAGGGTGTTATCTATGAtgcagggatgggcaaattTAGTGCTCAACGGCTGTGTTTGACTGATGGCCCAGTCATTTATAAATGAGGTAAAAGCAAATGTGTACACAAAATATGTTCAAAATGTAATTGAAATGCATACTAACTGTTTGGCATGGCATCATCTCAATTTTATCAGCTCTTGGAATGAACATGCATTTACTCTGGTCACGTAAACATTAGAACTGATGTTCTGATCTTTGTTTTAGACACAACATAGGCAAAatgctttgatttaaaaaaaaaacacttttttttgtaatgttaaaCACTGCTCATATATGACCAGATGGGGGCGACAAAGGCTGATATCTCtccattaaaaatgtgtttagaaTCAATAACTGTCATCCCCTGAAGTTTAGCAGTCATTATCTTCCCCTTGATTGTTGTCACTTATCTGTCCTCTTTGCCAAGATTTATATTCTCCCTCTTCAGTGCAATGTGCATCTCAGGCTTGCTTAGCCTTGCCTGGTGCCTTCTAAATCACTAAAAACATAATTGGAATCTCTTTTCAGAGTTTGCGCCACTTGGGCATCGTAAATCTGGAGTGTATGTTCGAGACCCCGGAAAAGGTGTTTGTTGTCATGGAGAAGCTCCATGGCGACATGCTCGAGATGATCCTTTCCAGCGAGAAAGGGCGACTGCCTGAGAGGCTCACCAAATTTCTCATCACTCAGGTGTGCATGAGCGCCGGCATACACGGAATTGATGTCATTATATGCTTGTGTGCGTGCTGCTTGTGGTTTTGCTCTTATGGTGTCAGACACgatgacatttgaaaatgtgtttctgtgtgacctcctttgcgtgtgcgtgcgtgcgtgcatgtagATTCTTGCAGCCTTGCGACACCTGCACTTTAAGAACATCGTTCACTGTGATCTCAAACCTGAGAATGTGCTGCTTGCCTCTGCTGATCCTTTTCCCCAGGTAGGAAAACAAGTCGCAAAAACATTCATCAAACTAAATGAATTTCTTTtctgaatgagttttttttggggggcgggggcgggggcgggctgcaaatgtatttttcgtAATTCATGGACATGTTACAAGAAAGTTGGTTATCCTCAACCACTGcgggaaatgttgaaatttcacTTACCGTAATTGgactgaaaatgtttgtttgttcacaGCAAATGATGCTTCTTTGCCCGTTTTATCGATGCAAGTGACATAGTGGCAGGCAGAACAAtgcaatatatacatataatttGTCTTTAACTAAAAACAACTCAACAACAGGTGTGGCACTTTACAATTATGTTcgataatattttaaaaaaatgatataaTCTGGCTAGCCATTGTTTGGATGAACAGTGTTTTTTAGACTGAATAAGTAATATGCTGTGTATATTATTATGAATAAAAGTATTATGCTATTGATATGTTTCTATGTTTATTTCCTgtatgtaatgatgtatttgtattttggaaTGTATATATAGTTTTCGTGAAACTGGAGTGTATACACTGTTACTAAAGTGTTCCTGCCCTATTTCTCCTCTCAGGTAAAACTGTGTGATTTTGGCTTTGCCCGAATCATAGGGGAGAAGTCGTTCCGTCGCTCGGTGGTCGGCACGCCGGCCTACCTCGCCCCGGAGGTCCTTTTGAACCAGGGCTACAACCGCTCACTGGACATGTGGTCTGTTGGCGTCATCATGTACGTCAGCCTTAGCGGGACGTTCCCTTTTAATGAGGATGAAGATATCAATGACCAGATACACAACGCTGCCTTCATGTATCCTTCCAACCCATGGAAACAGATCTCCTGCGATGGTAGAAACAGCTGTGGGGGGAGgagggttttgttgttgttgttgtgtgagcTTTGTTTATATTATCCCTTTGGTTTCCAGCCATTGATTTGATCAACAACCTGCTGCAAGTCAAGATGAGGAAGCGCTACAGCGTCGACAAGAGTCTCAGCCATGCTTACTTACAGGTAAAAATGCTCCGATCCTACGCCCCAATCAAAAGCCGacaatgtgccttataatctgatgcttatatacagtatatggatcaatattttgatttcttggatgtactattttaaatgttctctaAAGCGCCTTATAGCTGCAGCAGTTTTGAAAGCTctatgtaaataaagctgtattgcattggacgctctaaattgtccctaggtgtgagtgtgagtgcggatggttgttcgtttctttgtgccctgcgattggctgtcaaccgattcagggtgtcccccgcctactgcccgaagacagctgggataggctccagcaccccccgcgaccctcgtgaggatcaagcggctctgaagatgaatgaatgaatgcattgtattgtagctccatctagtggatacataatGCAACCagagccactattgtagctactattctatgcaccttataatgcagtgcgccctagacatgaaaaactgtttttaaacagtccattcgttgaaggtgtgccttacagtccgaagcgccttatagtgtgaaAAAATAAGGTATGGTATGAAAATGCGAAAAACATACtttaatgaacatttaaaacaaatattaaagGTGTAATTAATTTAAGATTGATCGAGAGTTATGGAAATCATGGAATTAATtacgattttaaaaaatgtatgactGAAAGTCGTGTTAGTGTGAATGTACTTAATTTCGCTCACAAGATAAAGTATTTTtcgtaatatttatttttctttcgatCTATTCAGACAACATTGcatcatccatccttccattttcgaAACCGCATGTCTTCATGAGGCTGcggctgagctggagcctatccctacTGACTTTGAACGGTTATTACTGCCAAAACATACATGAATAAACATATTCTAAAATCTACAAAATGTGATCATGACTGGGATGAATGGCAAATAATGATCGATGACGAAAAAGATTGTCTCGGGTCATTCAAGTTCTCATCGACACACCCTCACTCAGACGGCCTCGAATGTGCTGGCTCCATGACACACTAAAAGCCCTTTTCAACTTTTGATCAAATTCCAATGAAACTCAATCTCCGTTGTCTCGTCCCTCTCAGGACTATCAGACATGGCTGGACCTGCGAGAGCTGGAGACCAAGCTGGGTGAGCGTTACATCACCCACGAGAGCGACGACAGCCGCTGGCAATCGTTCGCTCACCAGTACACTCTGACGTACCCCGCTCACCTCGTGGCCCCACCTCCCGCGCCCGCCTCGGACGACGAAGAGGGCAAAGAAGACACAGAAGTGCAAGTCCTCACTGAGCGGGTCAGCATTCTCTGAAGGTCCATAAGGTGTGTTAGGACCAAGTTGTTCTCCTAATAGTGTTTACACAGTCATCACAGTTATCAGCCGTATGACAGCACTTCATTTGTCAAGTCCAATTTTCTCCAAGCAGCCTCATTCAAATCATCATTTTGaagtgttacttttttttttcttttgttcataaaGTTATCCGaataaatcaatgaaaagtAGTAATATTTTGGTATGGGATCAATATCACGATGAAGTGCCTTTGGTGACCTCATCAGAATGACTCCATTGTCATGAAAATGTAGCGGGAAAATGAAACTCTGAGAtttcataaaataacaaaacatctGCACACTAACCAGTACAATGATACATCTCTtaaaatgtgtttccttcatttaatttttttttccttcaaattggACGCATGTGATTTTTGTAATTTCCCACACACTGTTCTGCTCGCTGCACCATTTGTAGTCAGTCGGCATTTGTGTTTCCGCAATGGAGCCTGAAACAGTGGctactgtacagtaaatatttccaCGTATGTTTCAGAATTTTCGTATTACGATTGTCGTTGAATGTTGTAAAGCTTAACATGTCCACTCTGTCGTAGTGAAATATTAACTGATAGTGAGACCATTCAGAAATTTCATGACTACATTACAAATAATTGTGACCTGAATCCTGTTGCTAAGTTTGAGTCACACATGAATGAAGTCCAGTTCAGGTTTTTGGGTGGGGTTAAATCCGATCTTATTTTGTAAGTCATtcaccacattacaaaaacaaatgcaacttgTAATATGAACGGAGTGTGTTTACAGAAGCAAATATGGCGCCACATTTCTGGTAGTTTAAGGATTTCGTGGTTAGACTGACCAGTCTGCCCATATATTTATCAGTTTCTGATGTTTGATGACGTATCGGTCGAATCCGCTCGAAATCAGCATTCAGACTGGAGTTGCATCGGTTACTGAACCGACTAACTTGCAAGtgcgaaagaattttcggaATTGTACCGTTCACAGACACGAAATAAAATCTGATACACATCTCACACTTTATGGGCAGAACAAATCAGAGTTGACCCGGAGGATGAACAAAGCCAAAGTGAAGGTCCACCATGTGCTCATttcatgctaacattagcaaaAGGGCTCACATCTTCTGTAGTTTGCATGTACATCGTCTGCTTGCAGAAAAGCTTGACCGGGGGTGCGTTTCTTACAGCATGTCATCGACTGAAAATGAAGATTCAATAGAAAATCTCGTTTTGTTTGGTGAAACGCAAAAGCCTCAAAGGCACCTTATGGTGATATTGACttatagagaagaaaaaaaagaatatcttCCCATCAGTTGGCTCCATATAAAGAAACATTTGGATTGGTCGTGTATTATAATGACGTTAAACACGGTGCTACTTAATGGTGAAAAATAGCAATTGCATGACTTGATGAGGCGCTTTGAAGTGACTCAAGATTTGCGTGTGTTGTGGTCATTTCCTGTGCAACTGGAAGTATTGATTGGGTGACAACACGTCTTCCTGTAATTAATACAAACCACAATCATAACACTCTTTGGAAACTTCAAACGTTTCTGCCAGGAAGCAGGCgggcagtgattttttttttccattttccctcACCATTTAAATGGCATTCTTTGTATACgtgctttgaatgtaact
Protein-coding sequences here:
- the prkd2 gene encoding serine/threonine-protein kinase D2 isoform X1 codes for the protein MANASPCMPSGPVAQVFFSPGTSSLHGSPAVTPLPVASVSPQGGFNVMDFTHGLGASGGATMPPGSPASGVSFSIQIGLTRESVLMAQSADLAHVKQLACSIVDTKFPECGFYGIYDKILLFKHDTTTSNILQLVKTAGDIQEGDLVEVVLSAAATSEDFQIRPHALNVHSYRAPAFCDHCGEMLFGLVRQGLKCDGCGLNYHKRCAFNIPNNCRARKRRLSTTSVNSSQSLRLSTSESAYSVGTTSTTTEDSGLVRSHTQMPRTPSEARRFYTGRPVQLDKILMSKVKVPHTFAVHSYTRPTVCQYCKRLLRGIFRQGLQCKDCKFNCHKRCAYKVPNDCLGETIGDMLSPTADPEVPMDYTSDYDASDKSSMDDSDESCSIPGSFSPVSNQGGVSADQSVYIPLMRVVQSVRQTTRRSSTAIKEGWMVHYSNKDTLRKRHYWRLDCKCIILFQNNTSNKYYKEIPLSEILEVRPAGNFTLVPSGTNAHCFEIITGAMCYFVGEDSNTPAPLSPQHALPQPPPSPSQVAPNSGIGREMAKAWESAIRQALMPVIFQDAPPAEGNTTHRQASVSISVSNSQIQENVDIGTVYQIFADEVLGSGQFGVVYGGKHRKTGRDVAVKVIDKLRFPTKQESQLRNEVAILQSLRHLGIVNLECMFETPEKVFVVMEKLHGDMLEMILSSEKGRLPERLTKFLITQILAALRHLHFKNIVHCDLKPENVLLASADPFPQVKLCDFGFARIIGEKSFRRSVVGTPAYLAPEVLLNQGYNRSLDMWSVGVIMYVSLSGTFPFNEDEDINDQIHNAAFMYPSNPWKQISCDAIDLINNLLQVKMRKRYSVDKSLSHAYLQDYQTWLDLRELETKLGERYITHESDDSRWQSFAHQYTLTYPAHLVAPPPAPASDDEEGKEDTEVQVLTERVSIL
- the prkd2 gene encoding serine/threonine-protein kinase D2 isoform X2, translating into MANASPCMPSGPVAQVFFSPGTSSLHGSPAVTPLPVASVSPQGGFNVMDFTHGLGASGGATMPPGSPASGVSFSIQIGLTRESVLMAQSADLAHVKQLACSIVDTKFPECGFYGIYDKILLFKHDTTTSNILQLVKTAGDIQEGDLVEVVLSAAATSEDFQIRPHALNVHSYRAPAFCDHCGEMLFGLVRQGLKCDGCGLNYHKRCAFNIPNNCRARKRRLSTTSVNSSQSLRLSTSESAYSVGTTSTTTEDSGLPRTPSEARRFYTGRPVQLDKILMSKVKVPHTFAVHSYTRPTVCQYCKRLLRGIFRQGLQCKDCKFNCHKRCAYKVPNDCLGETIGDMLSPTADPEVPMDYTSDYDASDKSSMDDSDESCSIPGSFSPVSNQGGVSADQSVYIPLMRVVQSVRQTTRRSSTAIKEGWMVHYSNKDTLRKRHYWRLDCKCIILFQNNTSNKYYKEIPLSEILEVRPAGNFTLVPSGTNAHCFEIITGAMCYFVGEDSNTPAPLSPQHALPQPPPSPSQVAPNSGIGREMAKAWESAIRQALMPVIFQDAPPAEGNTTHRQASVSISVSNSQIQENVDIGTVYQIFADEVLGSGQFGVVYGGKHRKTGRDVAVKVIDKLRFPTKQESQLRNEVAILQSLRHLGIVNLECMFETPEKVFVVMEKLHGDMLEMILSSEKGRLPERLTKFLITQILAALRHLHFKNIVHCDLKPENVLLASADPFPQVKLCDFGFARIIGEKSFRRSVVGTPAYLAPEVLLNQGYNRSLDMWSVGVIMYVSLSGTFPFNEDEDINDQIHNAAFMYPSNPWKQISCDAIDLINNLLQVKMRKRYSVDKSLSHAYLQDYQTWLDLRELETKLGERYITHESDDSRWQSFAHQYTLTYPAHLVAPPPAPASDDEEGKEDTEVQVLTERVSIL